A window of the Henningerozyma blattae CBS 6284 chromosome 10, complete genome genome harbors these coding sequences:
- the TBLA0J01230 gene encoding elongation of very long chain fatty acids protein (similar to Saccharomyces cerevisiae FEN1 (YCR034W) and ELO1 (YJL196C); ancestral locus Anc_1.140), which translates to MVNTTTFNATQVAPVIKETVKQSFVLRNYYPTIERPFFNISLWENFDFLVIKLSNGRLVPHEFEFIPGKLPLSELPQVSLAILSYYIIIFGGRFLLRNTKPLKLHGICQLHNLILTIGSFILLALMTEQLIPMIAVNGFYYAICNIGAWTQPMVTLYYMNYIFKFYEFIDTVFLTLKHKNLTFLHTYHHGATALLCYTQLVGTTSISWVPITLNLGVHCLMYWYYFLASSGIRVWWKEWVTRFQILQFILDISFIYFAVYQKIIHMYLPSFPHCGDCVGSTPATLAGCAIISSYLFLFIGFYIEVYKHKGTKKSRVVNRVRGGVAAKVNKYVNVDLQKTPTPSPSHSPEPIDRKKK; encoded by the coding sequence ATGGTTAATACTACTACTTTTAATGCCACACAGGTTGCTCCTGTTATTAAGGAAACCGTCAAACAAAGTTTTGTATTGAGGAATTATTATCCAACAATCGAACGTCCATTCTTTAACATCTCACTATGGGAAAACTTCGATTTTTTGGTAATTAAACTATCAAATGGTAGATTGGTTCCAcatgaatttgaatttatacCTGGTAAACTACCTTTAAGTGAATTACCACAAGTTTCATTAGCTATTCTAagttattatattatcatatttGGAGGTAGGTTTCTTCTGAGAAATACAAAACCATTAAAATTACATGGAATTTGTCAATTACATAATCTTATCCTAACAATAGGTTCATTCATCTTATTGGCCTTGATGACTGAACAATTGATTCCAATGATTGCTGTCAATGGTTTTTATTATGCTATTTGTAATATCGGTGCTTGGACTCAACCTATGGTAACCTTATATTACATGAActatatctttaaattttacgAATTCATCGACACCGTctttttaactttaaaaCACAAAAATTTGACATTTTTACACACTTATCATCATGGTGCCACTGCGCTCTTATGTTACACTCAATTAGTTGGTACAACATCAATCTCTTGGGTTCCAATTACTTTGAATTTGGGTGTTCATTGTTTGATGTACTGGTACTATTTCTTAGCCTCAAGTGGTATTAGAGTATGGTGGAAAGAATGGGTTAcaagatttcaaattttacaatttatCTTAGATATCagtttcatttattttgcTGTTTATCAAAAGATAATCCATATGTATTTACCATCTTTTCCACATTGTGGTGATTGTGTTGGTTCTACACCTGCCACTTTAGCTGGTTGTGCAATCATCTCCTcgtatttatttttgtttattggATTTTACATTGAAGTTTACAAACATAAAGGAACTAAGAAAAGTAGAGTTGTTAATCGTGTTCGTGGTGGTGTTGCTGCTAAAGTCAACAAGTATGTTAACGTTGACTTACAAAAAACACCAACTCCTTCTCCTTCCCACTCCCCAGAACCAATTGatagaaagaaaaaatga
- the TBLA0J01210 gene encoding 40S ribosomal protein uS11 (similar to Saccharomyces cerevisiae RPS14A (YCR031C) and RPS14B (YJL191W); ancestral locus Anc_1.146): protein MTTVQSSRNNSEVFGVARIFASFNDTFVHVTDLSGKETICRITGGMKVKADRDESSPYAAMLAAQDVAAKCKEVGITAVHVKIRATGGTRTKTPGPGGQAALRALARSGLRIGRIEDVTPVPSDSTRKKGGRRGRRL, encoded by the exons ATGACTACTG TTCAATCATCTCGTAATAACTCTGAAGTCTTTGGCGTTGCCAGAATTTTTGCCTCTTTCAACGATACTTTTGTCCATGTTACCGATTTATCAGGTAAGGAAACCATCTGTAGAATCACTGGTGGTATGAAGGTTAAAGCTGATAGAGATGAATCTTCCCCATATGCTGCAATGCTGGCTGCTCAAGATGTAGCTGCCAAATGTAAAGAAGTTGGTATCACTGCTGTTCATGTCAAGATCAGAGCCACCGGTGGTACTAGAACCAAGACCCCAGGCCCAGGTGGTCAAGCTGCTTTAAGAGCTTTGGCTAGATCTGGTTTGAGAATTGGTAGAATCGAAGATGTTACTCCAGTTCCATCCGATTCCACCAGAAAGAAGGGTGGTAGAAGAGGTAGAAGATTATAG
- the SNT1 gene encoding Snt1p (similar to Saccharomyces cerevisiae SNT1 (YCR033W); ancestral locus Anc_1.141) — protein sequence MVHHPIPSYYRGSHNNNNSNGNANELNSNGTNTMDNSLMNITSRKRYHYSNPNLNHSINNKSKNNLFQRIGNQSIPTSSANSIPITNGNHTPVPSTKPTSRYGPNSRPTTSHNNNLHSNINNNTKISNNINNTMAPITTGTSRYKSVENDTPFSAGADHYSRYSGNSTSSTNINTIHPTSSRYNKSFTRPRSVDNNISGMISGNIPPSSSLDSLNYYKSSNSSMISNNRYRHRNNNSPRPYWKPNFKNNNNNNTLSSNNTNNNNNNNPKYSNNQISTDYDNYSSNHSQASPINNPNLINPFLTNKNKPSSTTHLQKNKTPSNTSLHNNVIHSNGINNSIISPIKRPYSTDDISLNTTAPNVTTSANSSSSSNSTVTTPISKSNNTIELNEPLKNESQISEPPKSASITTEQSLKEDTKVETPQPKTDIKVDETEKDDINEMQIINNPDKVSSSENAIEDKASISPLNTDTTDLDPKFLWAQCPQPTENKDIKHTDDNNEDEDGDIEMGEETEDTKAGQDIIVKKDESSKKLIDINKNPSKSSSDYEYLTDYKLLEMDIPKLQKYIDTPTPYPPPIREISSCIFPMNEIETKLWYLKNLKNDIQIINEKYLPKTSKLTINSLSEYSFFNKNIMKFNNTLKYILLRKNLKLNKKLYSLNLKLKYQYLNELNKNWNDNNQVLKDLSDKLRKDELDSVQKSKQRNSSSRKSKSDHKDRDNKREDSNDSLHNSTTNNDNDNNSNEMETNNSSSSISLTRRRNRADFVDDEDIENVLLQIDPDYKHQQLAAKIPDLIQNPIKRFRLRFQDVNNLVTNKNKWASRILTDGVDNFTDLEHQVFLEAYLNHPKKFGKISNLMNFKRSPEDCVLHYYKTKKEVNYKQLIIEKNKKRKNIANAKRKIKKKEKSNNSVVSNNNANTSVNDISNSSIDVINQSLELEPSNTPITSTIVADPVVPIVPVTEAISQPTISPSISANAITPPTIEYASYNDRHFVSSASQKSPNDVITQRTICNDTPIAATDTHIEPIPITNGTITPIINKTPDTNTSHQDITSNIPAKSKTPELPTQESVVKNDVTSIPNMTNNLTNVNTTSDTSVTSPQIAISENSGNESNFTGKRIRDLLDNSITTTPTPITTPVMPQVASFTNSANSSNPLTNSPKNLTTSSPSMGDNQYARKRNKHNPDHKSSYWSVKETNMFPELLKKFGSDWSLISSALNTKSATMVKNYYQRNCNQLGWKQIVGKADQIKKLHSTHSQEAISGNSEADDTTSGTTNVPFSSPTQQHMNINAAVQSYPVQPVGQITSQSPVTAINSMHVPQQPLSIPSQQQPTVGYFLNRNPATSPLENSTNSLTPDSLSSKPFEPPATNQDLFSRISTLNTESAIPAPTSPSFQFGTKPVDNKKLTAQLPPQSQPHSLPQQQGYSNSSSTSASASPLVQHQTPSQYPQTSPSSGSTNLISSVPPASTVPKISNILKVQVAPPRINLHQDHMSNSITSLLNTDTESYYQPRLPSFFHQSTVRTTPDSSSTNAKPMSPISNGMNGNISPTVPIRSPYSTISRPDGSAITTANTNMIAPAASGPSHIILQEPQLPRKQNIKSNSISLLLNQESGNVLPLQSTRLSASQLPTSQISSNIRSECVNNVTSTTRMIPNLPNISTTSNLNKNMSINNTITNNNNGMLPLQNQIPRSTNDVNTINNSNVGTTNTSVSRPLSNVNEMQMNFSLDPLAALAAVASAPEGIDPTAANSPSTSTPRIQK from the coding sequence atggTACATCATCCGATACCTTCTTATTACAGAGGGTcgcataataataacaacagCAATGGTAATGCTAACGAACTGAATAGTAATGGTACCAACACTATGGACAACTCGTTGATGAATATTACAAGTAGGAAGCGATATCATTATTCAAATCCGAACTTAAACCATTcgattaataataaatcgaaaaataatttatttcaaagGATTGGTAATCAAAGTATACCCACTTCATCTGCAAATTCGATACCGATAACAAATGGTAATCATACACCAGTCCCCAGTACAAAGCCGACTTCAAGGTACGGACCAAATTCACGACCTACTACTTcgcataataataatctccACAGTAATATaaacaataatacaaaaatttcaaataatattaataatactatgGCACCCATCACCACAGGTACTAGTAGGTATAAGTCTGTGGAAAATGATACTCCTTTTTCTGCCGGTGCTGATCATTATTCAAGGTATTCGGGGAATTCCACATCTTCTACCAATATCAATACAATCCATCCCACATCAAGCCGgtataataaatcatttacTAGACCAAGATCGgtggataataatatatcgGGCATGATATCAGGTAATATACCTCCTTCCTCATCATtagattctttaaattattataaaagcTCAAACTCATCAATGAttagtaataatagataTCGTCAtcgtaataataattctccAAGACCATACTGGAAAcctaattttaaaaataataataataacaatactttatcatctaataatactaataataataataataataatcctaagtattcaaataatcaaatatcAACAGATTATGATAATTATTCATCTAATCATAGCCAGGCCTCAccaattaataatccaaatCTAATTAATCCATTTCTTaccaataaaaataagcCTTCGTCAACAACTCAtttgcaaaaaaataaaactccATCAAATACCTCTTTACACAATAATGTTATTCATAGTAATGGGATAaacaattcaataatatctcCGATTAAAAGGCCTTATTCAACTGATGATATTTCGCTTAATACAACAGCGCCAAATGTAACTACAAGTGCAAATAGCTCgtcttcttcaaattcaactGTAACAACCCCTATTtccaaatcaaataatactatagAATTGAATGAGCCGCTTAAAAATGAATCTCAAATTAGTGAACCCCCCAAATCTGCTTCGATAACAACTGAACAGTCATTAAAAGAAGATACAAAAGTAGAAACTCCGCAGCCCAAAACAGATATCAAGGTAGACGAGACTGAGaaagatgatattaatgaaatgcaaataataaacaacCCAGATAAAGTAAGCTCGTCTGAGAATGCTATCGAAGATAAAGCAAGCATATCGCCCCTTAATACAGATACTACAGATTTGGATCCAAAATTCCTTTGGGCACAATGCCCACAACCTacagaaaataaagatattaaacaTACTGAcgataataatgaagatgaagatggtGATATAGAAATGGGAGAAGAAACAGAAGATACCAAAGCAGGTCAAGATATTattgtaaaaaaagatgaatCTTCTAAAAAACTTATAGacattaataaaaaccCTTCAAAGTCATCTTCTgattatgaatatttaacaGATTATAAATTACTTGAAATGGACATTCCAAAgttacaaaaatatattgatacACCCACACCATATCCTCCACCGATAAGAGAAATTTCCTCGTGTATTTTTCCAAtgaatgaaattgaaactAAATTATggtatttgaaaaatttgaaaaatgatattcaaataattaatgaaaaatatttaccaaAGACTTCCAAATTAACTATCAATTCATTATCtgaatattcattttttaacaaaaatattatgaaattcaataatactTTAAAGTATATTCTATTGaggaaaaatttaaaattaaataaaaaactatactcattaaatttaaaactgaAATATCAATACTTGAACGagttaaataaaaattggaatGACAATAATCAAgtattgaaagatttatCAGATAAATTACGtaaagatgaattagattCTGTCcaaaaatcaaaacaaaGAAATAGCTCCTCTCGGAAATCAAAATCAGATCATAAAGATAGAGATAATAAAAGAGAAGATTCTAATGATAGTCTTCATAATTCTACTACAAATAACGATAATGacaataattctaatgaaatggaaacaaataattcatcatcttccATATCCTTaacaagaagaagaaacagAGCAGATTTTGTGGATGACGAAGACATTGAAAATGTTTTATTACAGATTGATCCTGATTACAAGCATCAACAATTAGCTGCAAAAATTCCAGATTTGATTCAAAATCCAATCAAACGATTTAGACTCAGATTTCAAGATGTCAATAACTTAGtcacaaataaaaataagtgGGCTTCTAGAATTTTAACCGATGGTGTAGATAATTTTACAGACCTTGAACACCAAGTATTCCTTGAAGCATATTTAAACCATCCAAAAAAGTTTGGCAAGATTTCGAATTTAATGAACTTCAAGAGGTCTCCAGAAGATTGTGTTTtacattattataaaacGAAGAAGGAAGTCAATTATAAACAATTGATCATAGAAAAGAATAAGAAGCGCAAGAATATTGCAAATGCCAAACGgaaaatcaagaaaaaggaaaaaagcAATAATAGTGTggtttcaaataataatgctaaTACTTCAGtaaatgatatttcaaattcatctaTTGATGTAATAAACCAATCTTTAGAACTTGAACCTTCAAATACTCCTATTACTTCTACTATCGTGGCCGATCCTGTTGTACCAATAGTACCAGTTACTGAAGCCATATCTCAGCCAACAATTTCACCTTCTATTTCTGCCAATGCCATTACACCTCCAACTATCGAATATGCATCTTACAACGATAGGCATTTTGTCTCATCTGCTTCCCAAAAATCACCAAATGATGTCATTACGCAGCGTACCATTTGTAACGATACTCCCATTGCCGCAACTGATACACATATTGAACCTATTCCTATTACTAATGGAACTATTACacctattattaataagaCACCAGATACAAACACTTCTCATCAAGATATCACATCAAATATTCCAGCTAAAAGTAAAACACCAGAACTACCAACACAAGAGTCTGTTGTGAAGAATGATGTAACTTCAATTCCAAATATGACTAATAATTTGACAAATGTCAATACAACATCAGATACTTCAGTTACTTCACCCCAAATTGCTATAAGTGAAAATTCTGGAAATGAATCAAACTTTACGGGCAAAAGAATTCGCGATTTATTGGATAATTCTATAACAACCACTCCCACACCAATAACTACTCCAGTTATGCCTCAAGTAGCATCATTTACCAATTCTGCCAACTCTAGTAATCCTCTAACAAATTCGCCTAAGAATTTAACTACTTCATCGCCATCTATGGGTGATAATCAATACGctagaaaaagaaataagcATAATCCAGATCATAAATCTAGTTACTGGAGTGTCAAAGAAACAAATATGTTCCCAGAATTGTTGAAAAAGTTTGGTTCTGACTGGTCCTTAATCTCATCCGCCTTAAATACGAAATCCGCAACTATGGTGAAAAATTACTATCAAAGAAATTGTAACCAACTGGGTTGGAAGCAAATTGTTGGTAAAGCAGATCAAATCAAAAAGTTACATTCTACTCATTCTCAAGAAGCTATTAGTGGTAATTCTGAAGCGGACGACACTACTTCTGGTACAACAAACGTACCATTTTCATCTCCAACTCAACAACACATGAACATAAATGCAGCTGTTCAATCTTATCCTGTGCAACCGGTTGGACAAATTACATCACAATCACCTGTCACAGCTATTAATTCTATGCATGTACCTCAACAGCCTTTATCAATTCCATCCCAACAACAACCAACCGTAggatatttcttaaatcgTAACCCTGCTACAAGTCCTCTTGAAAATTCTACTAATTCATTGACACCAGATTCATTAAGCTCGAAGCCTTTTGAACCACCGGCCACAAATCAAGATCTATTTTCCAGGATATCTACCCTAAATACAGAATCAGCTATTCCTGCACCCACTTCACCATCGTTTCAATTTGGCACTAAGCCTGTAGATAACAAGAAATTAACTGCACAACTACCTCCTCAATCTCAACCACACAGCCTACCTCAGCAGCAAGGCTACTCAAATTCCTCCTCAACTTCAGCTTCAGCTTCACCATTAGTTCAACATCAAACTCCGTCTCAATATCCTCAAACTTCACCAAGCTCAGGATCTACTAATCTAATTTCCAGTGTACCACCTGCATCAACTGTTCCCAAGATTTCAAACATTTTGAAAGTGCAAGTTGCACCACCAAGAATCAATTTACATCAAGATCATATGAGTAATAGTATTACTAGTTTGTTAAATACAGATACTGAATCATATTATCAACCTCGTTTGCCATCATTTTTCCATCAATCTACTGTGAGGACTACCCCTGATTCAAGTTCAACTAATGCAAAACCTATGTCTCCTATTTCAAATGGTATGAATGGTAATATTAGCCCTACTGTACCTATACGTTCTCCATATTCAACAATATCACGTCCAGATGGATCAGCTATTACAACGGCTAACACGAATATGATAGCACCTGCTGCCAGCGGGCCATCACATATAATTTTGCAAGAGCCTCAGCTGCCAAGGAAGCAAAATATCAAATCGAATTccatttcattattattaaaccaGGAAAGTGGGAATGTCTTGCCATTACAATCTACCAGGCTATCAGCATCCCAATTACCGACAAGTCAAATATCTAGTAATATACGCTCTGAATGTGTTAATAACGTCACGTCTACTACAAGAATGATACCTAACCTTCCTAATATTTCGACTACTTCTAATTTAAACAAGAATATGagcattaataatactattacAAATAACAACAATGGTATGTTACCTTTGCAAAATCAAATCCCTCGTTCTACAAATGATGTAAATACCATTAATAACAGCAATGTTGGTACTACAAATACAAGTGTCTCAAGACCTCTTTCTAACGTTAATGAAATGCAAATGAATTTCTCACTTGATCCATTAGCCGCGCTTGCAGCGGTTGCTTCTGCACCAGAAGGAATAGATCCTACTGCAGCTAACTCACCATCGACTTCAACGCCTAGAATCCAAAAATAA
- the SWE1 gene encoding tyrosine protein kinase SWE1 (similar to Saccharomyces cerevisiae SWE1 (YJL187C); ancestral locus Anc_1.149), whose product MGRFPLHIPKGFHERRQQYRYEQNLQLNMHPNNNDGTNSNHRNLDHSSTLKALDTIVNTNSNDYDHENDYLMTNASFDDYDEDIDNHPNPNNNNQNISTGNLMNDDMNNLSTLQLTTSNNNLKFYPYSNSNSKLTRSERTLNLSLSGTPTPPNIQTNTASNNGPNNIIINTHTNNTTRSATPIRITTPITNTPINQTVLLKRLSSINNEELDLNNNNNNNNNNNNNNNNNNNNNNNINNNNNNNNNNNNNNNNNNNNNNNNNNNNNNNNNNNNNNNNNNNNNNNNNNNNNNNNNSNTNSNNNNNNNNNNNNNSNTNNSTSASVFSPSTPINLKRTASKSELSPFLTDHQKRGNNKGPSNLNVGWSLQQDSSTNPTTFNSNSNATSNAAQNESFVVALPDQSAFSPKNTGLVSKIQKSSLPYPKKLNLPTTPVKRSPYEDLSSSSSIYPHSFSTMINNISPSSQHFNNHYSKLKHISNSNINSNSTFNSTNISSILNTSVTNNSNNNNNNNTNNTANTSVFLQSPSVNQHQSHNFNKNNIPKILLDNEHLFSLRDLDPNVIAESQLNANKHIHLNPNATTPINKNKTKKFKKSNKNSNMFHKNNNDLTNSLQQFTDDLYGTEEEDDDDDNIIADNDAYSPSAAIYNSIRQRPPGNSNRHHSNIIINNGNSRNDNDFIFQSTITKNGKTNQNNNMTQFQPLILRNEPDTTPTRRKSIPSNISVNNNGLNIRSLNNELSSSLFDTDNIKTTTIDRDSMEDSPLKPRRNINAKISGSTKKYSNNNNVIGSTTAATNPDSHLFEKFSNVVMIGISQFSTVYQATFQLTNKKYAIKSIEPNKRNPLKRILQEIKLLNKIHENDLDQEGKEYVIDYVSSWKFEGSYYLMTTYYENGNLDDFLQQQIIPKKIRLEDWRIWKIIVEISLGLRFLHESCNIVHLDLKPSNIMITFEGNLKIGDFGMATELPILDSAFENEGDREYIAPEIISESIYDFKADIFSLGLIIVEIAANVVLPDNGNAWHKLRSGDLSDAGKLSSTDIHSESLFSNNFKVDTNITEFSDMYVEGEYEDDEEINYGNTNNGNIRNNHPTINTGTNNHVKTNAIKNDEINNIGNNNKDLRDDQQNKKYMNNKIKENIKGHKDIPAWAPRFLVDGISLERMVKWMIEPNYKHRPSASQILNSEECLYVEMTRNAGAIIQEDDYGPKPNFYSSV is encoded by the coding sequence atggGTAGATTTCCATTGCATATACCAAAGGGGTTCCATGAACGAAGGCAGCAATATAGATACGAGCAAAACCTTCAATTGAATATGCATCCCAACAATAATGATGGTACTAATTCTAATCATCGAAATTTAGACCATTCATCAACATTGAAGGCACTCGATACCATCGTGAATactaattctaatgattATGATCatgaaaatgattatttaatgacTAATGCATCTTTTGATGATtatgatgaagatattgataatCATCCTAATccaaacaataataatcaaaacaTTTCGACTGGCAATCTCATGAATGATgatatgaataatttgaGTACACTTCAATTAACcacatctaataataatttaaaattctaTCCgtattcaaattcaaattcaaaattaacaaGAAGTGAAAGAACGTTAAACTTATCCCTAAGTGGTACTCCCACACCACCAAATATTCAGACGAACACGGCTAGTAATAATGGTcctaataatatcattattaatactcatactaataatacaacTAGGTCAGCCACTCCAATTAGAATTACAACTCCCATCACTAATACACCAATTAATCAAACTGTACTATTGAAAAGATTATCATCGATTAATAACGAGGaattagatttaaataataataataataataataataataataataataataataataataataataataataataataatatcaataataataataataataataataataataataataataataataataataataataataataataataataataataataataataataataataataataataataataataataataataataataataataataataacaacaataataataataacaacaataatagtaatacaaatagtaataataataataataataataataataataacaataatagtaatacaaataatagtacAAGTGCTAGTGTATTTAGCCCTTCCACTCctattaatttaaagagAACTGCATCTAAATCTGAATTATCACCGTTTTTAACAGATCATCAAAAGAGaggaaataataaaggGCCATCTAATTTAAATGTTGGATGGTCATTACAACAAGATTCTTCTACAAATCCTACTACATTTAATTCCAATTCAAACGCAACCTCAAACGCAGCTCAGAATGAATCCTTTGTTGTTGCATTACCTGATCAATCTGCATTTTCTCCTAAAAATACTGGTTTAGtttcaaaaattcaaaaatctTCATTACCTTATcctaaaaaattaaatttaccAACTACCCCAGTAAAGAGATCACCATATGAGGATTTAAGTAGTAGTTCTTCAATATATCCTCATTCTTTTTCTACcatgattaataatatatcacCAAGTTCTCAACATTTTAATAATCATTATTCCAAATTAAAGCATAtttccaattcaaatataaattcaaatagtaCATTCAATTCTACAAATATTAGTTCAATTCTAAACACATCTGTAACTAACAacagcaataataataataataataatactaacaATACCGCTAATACTTCTGTATTTTTACAATCTCCTTCAGTTAATCAACATCAATCTcacaattttaataaaaacaatatcCCAAAGATTTTATTAGACAATGAGCATCTATTTTCATTACGTGATTTAGATCCAAACGTTATAGCTGAATCACAATTAAATGCCAATAAGCATATACATTTAAATCCAAATGCAACAACtccaataaataaaaataaaactaaaaaatttaaaaaatcaaataaaaattccaatatgtttcataaaaataataatgatttaacTAATAGTTTACAACAATTTACTGATGATTTATATGGtactgaagaagaagatgacgatgatgataatatcaTCGCTGATAACGATGCATATTCTCCATCAGCTGCCATATACAACTCAATAAGACAAAGGCCGCCTGGTAATTCTAATCGTCATCatagtaatattataattaacaATGGTAATTCAagaaatgataatgatttcATTTTCCAAAGTACAATCACCAAGAATGGCAAAactaatcaaaataataatatgacaCAATTCCAACCACTTATCTTAAGAAATGAACCTGACACTACGCCTACCAGAAGGAAATCCATACCAAGTAATATTAgtgttaataataatggtttaaatattcgttcattaaataatgaactttcttcatcattatttgatactgataatattaaaactaCCACAATCGATAGAGATTCTATGGAAGATTCACCTCTAAAACCTAGACGTAATATTAATGCTAAAATTTCAGGAAGTACaaagaaatattcaaataataataacgtTATAGGATCCACTACTGCGGCTACAAATCCAGATTCACatctttttgaaaaattttctaatgtAGTGATGATTGGTATAAGTCAATTTTCTACTGTTTATCAAGCCACATTTcaattaacaaataaaaaatatgccATTAAATCTATTGAACCTAATAAACGTAATCCCTTAAAGAGAATTTTACaagaaatcaaattattaaataaaatccATGAAAATGATTTGGACCAAGAAGGTAAAGAATATGTAATTGATTATGTATCATCGTGGAAATTTGAGGGctcatattatttaatgacCACATATTATGAAAATGGTAATTTAGATGACTTTTTACAACAGCAAATTATACCAAAGAAAATTAGATTAGAGGATTGGagaatttggaaaataattgtGGAAATCAGTTTAGGGCTAAGATTTTTACATGAATCATGCAATATTGTTCATTTAGATTTAAAACCTTCTAATATTATGATTACTTTTGAAGgtaatttaaagattggTGATTTTGGTATGGCCACTGAATTACCAATACTTGATTCTgcatttgaaaatgaaggTGATAGAGAATATATTGCACCAGAAATTATTAGTGAATCTATTTATGATTTTAAAGcagatattttttcattaggtttaataattgtagAAATTGCAGCAAATGTTGTATTGCCGGATAACGGTAATGCTTGGCATAAATTAAGGTCGGGAGATTTATCAGATGCTGGTAAATTAAGTTCTACAGATATTCATTcagaatcattattttccaataattttaaagtgGATACTAATATAACAGAGTTTTCTGATATGTATGTAGAAGGTGaatatgaagatgatgaagaaatcaattatggcaatactaataatggtaatattagaaataatcATCCCACGATTAATACAGGCACGAATAATCATGTTAAAACTAACgctattaaaaatgatgaaattaataatattggtaataataataaagatttacGTGATGACCAGCagaacaaaaaatatatgaataataaaataaaagaaaatatcaaaGGTCATAAAGATATTCCTGCTTGGGCCCCTAGATTTTTGGTAGATGGAATTTCATTGGAGAGAATGGTTAAATGGATGATTGAACCAAATTATAAGCATCGTCCAAGTGCTAgtcaaatattgaatagTGAGGAATGTCTATACGTTGAAATGACAAGAAATGCCGGTGCAATCATTCAAGAAGATGACTATGGTCCCAAACCTAATTTTTACAGTTCTGTATAA